The sequence CATGTTGCTGTCGATGCCCGCCAGGGCCTCGTCATAGCTGTGGACTATCTTGTTAAACCCAGACATCACAGGCTCCTTATGAGATTTGGGTCCATGCTAGCCCCAGCCTGACGCCGGGTACCAGCCTACTTTGGTACTAGAGACAAGGCGTTAAATCCCAAGGCGGGTCAGCAGGCAGCGAAAGGCCAGGCCTACCTTTTCACCCAGTTTGCGGCGCAGCTGGAATTTGACCGCCAGGATCTTATGACTGTCGAGTCGCTCGGTCAGGTAGCTGTCGGAGGTACTGATCCCGTCCACCAGGCCTTTTTCCAGGGCGTCGACACCCAGCCACACTTCCCCTGTGGCCACGTCGTCCAGGGCCAAAGCCGGCCGGTAGTGACCCACATGGTTACGAAAATGCCCGTGAATGACATTGAGATCGGCCACGAACTTTTCACGCCCTTCCTCGGAGTTTTCCCCCAACACCGAGAGGGTGCGCTTGAACTTGCCTGCGGTGTGCTGCTCGTAGTCTATATCGTGCTTTTTCAGCACTTTATGAAAGTTAGGGATACCGGCAATAACGCCGATGGACCCCAGCATGGCAAAAGGCGCCGCCAGGATGCGGTCGGCCACACAGGCCATCATGTAGCCGCCGCTGGCCGCCACCTTGTCCACCGCCACCGTCAGGGGCACACCGGCATCCCGGACCCTGGCCAGTTGCGAGGCCGCCAGGCCATAACCATGGACCACGCCGCCGGGAGATTCCAGGCGCAGCAGCACCTGGTCGGTGCTGGAGGCCACCGCCAATACCGCCGTCACTTCCTCACGCAGGGCGTCCACTTCGTGGGCGTCCATGGAGCCGTTAAAGTCCAGCACGAACAGGTTGGGTTTGCCCTGCTCGTCCTTCTGCTTTTTCTCGGCCTTGGCTTTGGCCTTGAGGGCCTTCTTGTCCAACAGCTCGGCTTGCAGCTTGTGGCCGTAGCTTTTCAGGCGCTGGCCCAGATCGGTCACCGTCAGCTCACCTTTTTGGCGCTGCTTGCGCATCGACAGGGCCGAGACCACCACCAGCACCAACACCAGGGCCAGCACCAAAGTCAGGGTCTTGGCCAGGAAAAGACCGTAGTCGCTAAGAAAGTCCAATGTCGCTACTCCATGACGTTAAAGGCTTGAGTGTAAAACAAAACACCCGGCCAGTGGCCGGGTGTTTTTCATTGCCCTAAGGGGTCCCCGAGGGTTCCCTCAAGGCTTATTCGGCGCCGATCAGCACAGAAGCGTTTTGCACCTGGATGCTCAGACCCTGGCTGGCCAGGAAGCTGGCCACCTGGTATTGCATCTCGGTGGTCACGGCAGGGCTGGCAGTGGGGTCCAGCAAGGAGCCGTGGGAACCGGCGTTAAAGCGCGCCACACCGCTGACCTGGGCACCGTCGCTGCTGGTGACAGAAGCGGTGATGGGGGTCAGACCCATGGCGGCGATCAACGGTTCAGTACCGGACAGGGGCGCACCGAAGGCAGCGTTGGAGTTGGGGATCACCTGGTCTCCACTGCCGGCAGTGCCGTCACCCACCACTTCGTGTACCAGCACGGCAGTGTTGCCGGTCAGGGTAGCCCCGTAGGCGATGGGGTCGGCGGAATCGACGATGGTCTGGGCGGCGAACAGAAAGGTGGGCAGGAACTGGGCGTAAACCGCCGCCACCAGTTGCTCGTAGCCGGCATCGCCAGGCTGCAGGTTGTTGGGGTTGGCTGCCGCCAGGGCCGCCTGGAAGGTGGCAGAGGCTTGCAGGCCGGTGGCAACGGTGCTGCTAAAGGTCGGTGAGTAGGCAAAGATACCCGCTACGCCGGCACCCGGTACAGACAGGGCCGCCGTCTTGAAGCTGAAGAAAGCGGAGTAATCGTTGCCGGTGAGCGGGTCTTTGGTTTCGGTGTTACCCACAGCTACCGCCTCGGAACCGACGATAGAGCCCATGGATACACCCACGTAGCTGACATTGGTGCCGTCCAGGGTGGTGCCGCCGCCAAGGTTCTGGGCGGTAATGGCGGCGCGCAGGGACAGCTGGTCGATGACGCTTTCACGCAGGTTGTCGCGCACTGTGCCAAGGCTGGCCAGGTTGGTGTAGATACCCACGTTGTCGCCGGCGTTGAGGTTTGAAGCACCGTCACCGGTCAGATCCAGGCCACGTTTGCCGTGCAGCGGCAGATCGATGGCGATCATCGCCTGGCCATTGAGGGCCAGGGTGCCGGCCATGGCCAGGCCGGTCTCCTTGTAGTTAGTGATGCCGTGACCATAGATGGTGGTGGGCCAGCCGGCAGCGCCTTTGGCAATGGTGCCTTGCATGCCCAGGTTGCTGCGCAAGACATTCACGGTGCTGGGAATAGGCAGGGTCACCAGCACGTCGATGGTCTTGAGAGAGCGGACCTGGGGCACCGGGTTGTACTGGGTGATGAATTGGTACGGGTCAATATCTTCACCGGCGTCATTGGTAAAGCTTGCACCGATCAACAGGGCGTTGTTGGCCAGCGCCGCCTGGGGATCGATACCCTGATTGACCGCCTGCTCGGCAAAGCTCGCCTGGCTCAGGGCGCCGCTTTGCAGGGCCAGCAGCACGGCGGCCGGGCTGTCGCCGGACGCTATCCAGCGGGAAGAGAGCTTGTCGCACTGGGTCAGGTCGCCGGTGGCGATATTACAATCACCGCTGGCAAAATCAGTTGCGGCAGGCTTATCCAGGAAGTACGGCAGGGTCAGGGTGGCGCTATATACCTCAGCGCCGCTGGCCAGCTGGCCGGCAGTAGTGGAGCCATCCAGGCCCAGGGCGTCGGCAGCGGTATAACCGGTGTCGGTCAGGGCAGAAAGCTGGAGCTGGCCAGCTTGCAGGGTCTGCATCAACACCAGTTTGGCGTAGTTGAGGGTGTCGGCAGTGCTCTGGGTGGTAAACAGGCCGGAATAGGTGACGCTGTCCTTGTCCACACCGGCCTCGGCCAGCACGTTCTCATAGGAGTTCACCGCGCCTTGCAGCAGTTTTTGCTGGTCGGTTCCCAGGGGGGCGGTGCTCAGGTCCTGCTTGAGCAGGTTGTAGGTGGAGGACCCCAGCACGGAGCGACCCATGGAGTCGGTTACCATGCTGGTGGTGGCCACCACGTAAGAGGTCTTGGCTTTCAGCGGCTTAAGGGGCACAACGGCGATGGAGTCGCCGGAGACCTGGGCCACGTAGTCGCTGCCGAAGGTCAAGGCGGTAACCAGGTTACAGGCGTTGACGGCAGAATCGGCGGCGCACTCTTCGTCACTGCCACCACCGGCGGTCACTTCCAGCAACACCACGGCGCCCGGCTGCTGCACGGACTCGGCATTGAGGGTCACGCCTTCGGGCAGAGACAAGTCAATGGTGAAGGGGGTACTGACAGACCAGCCGTCCAGGCCGGACAGTACGGCATAGGGGTCGTAGGGCGAGCCTTCGTCGGCGACATCCGGAATGTTCAGGGTGCCGTCAGTGGTGCCGGATTTGAGAATGTCGTTCGGGATGGGCAGGACACCATTGCTGGGATCAAAGGCGATCCTTGCGGTGGGGACTGCCGGGTCCGTGTTGTTTTGCTGCTCTTTGTAGTTGTCGCTGCCACCACAGGCACTCAGGCCAAGTGCGGCCAGCACAGCGATACTGATGATTTTCTTATCCATGATTCTCCCCAAAAATGGTTATTTTTATTAAGTTGACCATCGACTGATTACGTTATCGTACTGGTCGGACTTTTTACAAATATTTCCTGAAAAATCTCTCAGTTGCCATGACTTTGGCTTCTAAAGCCGCTGAGGTAGACTGGCCACAGACCGTCAAATGGGATAGCCAATGCTCGATTACCAGCCCCCCCTTTCTCTGCTTGCAGGTCGCGTCATTCTGGTCACCGGCGCCAGCACCGGCATAGGCCGTGAAGCGGCGCTGCACTATGCCCGCCACGGCGCCACCCTTATTCTGCTGGGCCGCAATGTGGCCAAGCTCGAAACCCTCTACGACGAGATAGCAGCAGCCGGCTACCCCCAGGCGGCCATTATCCCCCTGGATATGCTGGGGGCCACCGACCAGCATTACCGGGACATGGCCGCCACCATCGACAACCAGTTTGGGCGCCTGGACGGGGTCTTGATGAATGCCGGTGAGCTGGGGGTGCTGAGTCCCTTTGAGACCATAGACGACAGCACCTGGGACAAGGTGATGAAAATCAACGTCGACGCCACCTTTCGCATGACCAGGGCGCTGCTGCCCCTACTCAAGGCCGCCCCGGACGGGCGCCTTATCTTCACCAGTTCTGGGGTGGGCAAAAAAGGCCGGGCCTACTGGGGCGCCTATGCGGTGTCAAAATTTGCCACCGAAGGCATGATGCAGGTACTGGCCGACGAGCACAGCAAGGGCCCGCTGCGGGTCAACTGCATCAACCCCGGCGGCACCCGCACCTCCATGCGCGCCAAGGCCTTTCCGGGTGAAGACCCACAAACCCTGAAAACCCCGGCCGATCTGATGCCCCTTTATCTGTACCTGATGGGGCCGGACAGCAAGGACGTTAACGGCCAGAGCCTGGACGCCCAGCCCAAATAAAAACAAACCCGGCCATGGCCGGGTTTGTTTTTATTGCAGGCCTTCGCTGGCCATGGCCCGCTGCACCGCCGGCAAGGCCAGCATCCGCGCAAGGTAAGCCGCCACTGCCGGCACCTGTTCCAGGCCCACCTTGGCCTTGGCCCATCTGAGCATGGGAAAGAGATAGAGATCGGCAATGGTCAAACGCCCTTCGGCCAGGAAGTCCTTACCGGCCAGCACGGTTTCCAGTTGCACCAGCAGCTGCTCGACCTTGGCCTTGGCAGCCTCCTGGACAGCCGCCAGGCTGGGGTCGTCGGTCTGTAGGGTGAAACGCTGGGCACCGAAAAGGGGTTTGAAGGCGCCGTGGAAATCGCTGCTGGCAAAGGCCAGCCAAGCCTGAAGCCCGGCCTGCACTTCCAAGGAGGCCGCCTTGCCCAATTGCTGCTCGGGAAAACGGTCAGCTAGGTACTGCATAATGGCCGGGCCCTGAGTCAGTACCTGGCCGGAGTCCAGCACCAGGGCTGGCACGGCCTTGGCTGGGTTTACCTTGGCGAAAGCCTGCGAGCCCAGGTCGGCCTTTTCCAGGCTAAAGGGCACCCCCAGTGTTTCCAACAGGGCATGGATCCCAAGAGAGCAGGCCCCAGGCAGGTAAAAGAGTTTCATGTCACGGCTCCTTGTTTATTAGGCGCCTACAGTGACCCAGGGCATTTTCGTCGTCAATGTGCCGGCCAGGGTGATACGGACAAGGCTCTGTCGTCTTGTTTGAGCTGGGCCTGCAGCTCGGCGA is a genomic window of Gallaecimonas xiamenensis 3-C-1 containing:
- the sohB gene encoding protease SohB gives rise to the protein MDFLSDYGLFLAKTLTLVLALVLVLVVVSALSMRKQRQKGELTVTDLGQRLKSYGHKLQAELLDKKALKAKAKAEKKQKDEQGKPNLFVLDFNGSMDAHEVDALREEVTAVLAVASSTDQVLLRLESPGGVVHGYGLAASQLARVRDAGVPLTVAVDKVAASGGYMMACVADRILAAPFAMLGSIGVIAGIPNFHKVLKKHDIDYEQHTAGKFKRTLSVLGENSEEGREKFVADLNVIHGHFRNHVGHYRPALALDDVATGEVWLGVDALEKGLVDGISTSDSYLTERLDSHKILAVKFQLRRKLGEKVGLAFRCLLTRLGI
- a CDS encoding VolA/Pla-1 family phospholipase — its product is MDKKIISIAVLAALGLSACGGSDNYKEQQNNTDPAVPTARIAFDPSNGVLPIPNDILKSGTTDGTLNIPDVADEGSPYDPYAVLSGLDGWSVSTPFTIDLSLPEGVTLNAESVQQPGAVVLLEVTAGGGSDEECAADSAVNACNLVTALTFGSDYVAQVSGDSIAVVPLKPLKAKTSYVVATTSMVTDSMGRSVLGSSTYNLLKQDLSTAPLGTDQQKLLQGAVNSYENVLAEAGVDKDSVTYSGLFTTQSTADTLNYAKLVLMQTLQAGQLQLSALTDTGYTAADALGLDGSTTAGQLASGAEVYSATLTLPYFLDKPAATDFASGDCNIATGDLTQCDKLSSRWIASGDSPAAVLLALQSGALSQASFAEQAVNQGIDPQAALANNALLIGASFTNDAGEDIDPYQFITQYNPVPQVRSLKTIDVLVTLPIPSTVNVLRSNLGMQGTIAKGAAGWPTTIYGHGITNYKETGLAMAGTLALNGQAMIAIDLPLHGKRGLDLTGDGASNLNAGDNVGIYTNLASLGTVRDNLRESVIDQLSLRAAITAQNLGGGTTLDGTNVSYVGVSMGSIVGSEAVAVGNTETKDPLTGNDYSAFFSFKTAALSVPGAGVAGIFAYSPTFSSTVATGLQASATFQAALAAANPNNLQPGDAGYEQLVAAVYAQFLPTFLFAAQTIVDSADPIAYGATLTGNTAVLVHEVVGDGTAGSGDQVIPNSNAAFGAPLSGTEPLIAAMGLTPITASVTSSDGAQVSGVARFNAGSHGSLLDPTASPAVTTEMQYQVASFLASQGLSIQVQNASVLIGAE
- a CDS encoding YciK family oxidoreductase, which encodes MLDYQPPLSLLAGRVILVTGASTGIGREAALHYARHGATLILLGRNVAKLETLYDEIAAAGYPQAAIIPLDMLGATDQHYRDMAATIDNQFGRLDGVLMNAGELGVLSPFETIDDSTWDKVMKINVDATFRMTRALLPLLKAAPDGRLIFTSSGVGKKGRAYWGAYAVSKFATEGMMQVLADEHSKGPLRVNCINPGGTRTSMRAKAFPGEDPQTLKTPADLMPLYLYLMGPDSKDVNGQSLDAQPK
- a CDS encoding glutathione binding-like protein, translating into MKLFYLPGACSLGIHALLETLGVPFSLEKADLGSQAFAKVNPAKAVPALVLDSGQVLTQGPAIMQYLADRFPEQQLGKAASLEVQAGLQAWLAFASSDFHGAFKPLFGAQRFTLQTDDPSLAAVQEAAKAKVEQLLVQLETVLAGKDFLAEGRLTIADLYLFPMLRWAKAKVGLEQVPAVAAYLARMLALPAVQRAMASEGLQ